A genomic window from Oceanobacillus timonensis includes:
- a CDS encoding D-2-hydroxyacid dehydrogenase, which yields MVERTMAIHLDLKEKYVEEIRKIAPDWNIYIGEDLSDDILKKAEILVHWRKEKENTYLESNQLKWVQSWSAGVDSLNRNKIAEKGIMLTSANGVHSYPISETIFAYILGLTRLIPTYVRQQQEKVWHHAKLRGEIHNKTMAVLGVGKIGQETAKIAKAFGMKVLGVRHSGKAAEYVDEMYQPHQLDQVLPQSDFVVVTLPLTEETHHLMGEEQFKQMKEEAFFVNIGRGSVVDEEALIQALENKDIAGAGLDVFEKEPLENTNPLWEMENVIVTPHTAGATEFYNQRVIEDIFIPNLKSYVHGDTPSINLYRHERGY from the coding sequence ATGGTGGAACGGACGATGGCAATTCATTTGGATTTAAAGGAAAAGTATGTAGAGGAAATTCGGAAGATTGCGCCGGATTGGAATATTTATATAGGAGAAGATCTTTCGGATGATATTCTGAAAAAAGCAGAAATTCTGGTTCATTGGCGTAAAGAAAAAGAAAATACTTATCTGGAAAGTAACCAGCTTAAATGGGTGCAATCCTGGAGTGCAGGTGTGGACTCCTTAAACCGAAATAAAATTGCAGAGAAAGGCATCATGCTGACAAGCGCAAATGGGGTACATAGTTATCCGATTTCCGAAACGATTTTTGCTTATATTTTAGGATTAACACGGCTTATTCCTACCTATGTCAGACAACAGCAGGAAAAGGTATGGCATCACGCAAAACTTCGCGGCGAGATTCATAACAAGACGATGGCAGTACTTGGTGTTGGAAAAATTGGACAGGAGACCGCCAAAATCGCAAAAGCTTTTGGGATGAAGGTGCTTGGGGTACGTCATTCAGGAAAAGCGGCAGAATATGTAGATGAAATGTATCAACCACATCAGTTAGACCAGGTACTTCCACAAAGTGATTTTGTTGTTGTTACATTGCCGTTAACCGAGGAGACACACCATCTTATGGGCGAGGAGCAATTCAAGCAGATGAAGGAAGAAGCCTTTTTTGTCAATATAGGACGTGGTTCAGTAGTGGATGAAGAAGCATTAATTCAGGCACTTGAGAATAAGGATATCGCTGGTGCAGGTCTGGATGTGTTTGAAAAGGAACCATTAGAAAATACTAATCCGCTTTGGGAGATGGAAAATGTTATTGTGACACCTCATACAGCTGGAGCAACGGAGTTTTATAATCAGCGTGTCATTGAAGATATCTTTATTCCGAATTTAAAAAGCTATGTTCATGGAGACACACCATCCATTAATCTGTACCGGCATGAACGCGGATATTAA
- a CDS encoding thermonuclease family protein — MKKILILLVSLFVLTGCGLLDLSEDEEPSEGRELVTVERVVDGDTVIVHLEDGTRERVRLLLIDTPESVKPDTEVQPFGEEASEFAKESMPEGETVELERGSPERDDYDRLLAYIWVDDENINQLLVEEGYARVAFVYEPNTKYLEELEEAQKKAKEKEDHIWSIPGYPESRFHEY; from the coding sequence ATGAAAAAGATACTTATTTTACTCGTATCCCTGTTTGTTTTAACAGGATGCGGACTACTTGATTTATCAGAAGATGAGGAGCCCTCGGAAGGAAGAGAGCTGGTTACAGTAGAACGTGTCGTTGATGGCGACACGGTTATTGTTCATTTGGAAGATGGAACCAGAGAACGTGTCCGCCTGCTGTTAATTGATACTCCGGAAAGTGTCAAACCGGATACAGAAGTGCAGCCATTTGGAGAAGAGGCCAGTGAATTTGCCAAAGAATCCATGCCGGAAGGGGAAACGGTAGAATTAGAAAGAGGAAGTCCAGAAAGAGATGATTATGACCGTCTGCTTGCCTACATTTGGGTGGATGATGAAAATATCAATCAGTTATTGGTAGAGGAAGGGTATGCAAGAGTAGCTTTTGTATATGAACCGAATACAAAATACTTGGAAGAACTAGAAGAAGCGCAGAAAAAAGCGAAGGAAAAAGAGGATCACATTTGGTCTATTCCTGGTTACCCAGAGAGCAGGTTTCATGAATATTAA
- a CDS encoding GNAT family N-acetyltransferase gives MTTIIRQLLPSDKKSMENMYTGIPDDYITRIFDTLCTGNHALFGLFIDNQLVCTAGYTTFGPEYAMLGRLRSDIRYQGQGYSKQLTQYVRNQAFQAHPLQWLGANTQKHNIPAQKVLCSIGFKKQTLLYGCTAKTVNGLLHTENIWPETAQMKRKQELLDTYHVKEHTFFPIECYYPFPSVTKLFQEEQIKDWRFFQEEDLPPLITKKDIKKETYLHAVYPYEDLFQRGGLWETIDHAQKDLQDQYPEEEIHVWMDIPASIIHQLPENHPFELDSPWVLYGMDKKI, from the coding sequence ATGACTACGATTATCCGACAATTATTACCATCCGATAAAAAATCAATGGAGAACATGTATACCGGAATACCAGATGATTATATAACACGTATTTTTGATACATTATGTACAGGAAACCATGCGCTTTTTGGACTTTTTATAGACAATCAATTAGTGTGTACAGCTGGTTACACTACATTTGGACCTGAATACGCTATGCTCGGAAGATTAAGAAGTGATATTCGTTATCAAGGCCAAGGTTATTCCAAGCAATTAACACAATATGTCCGTAACCAGGCTTTTCAAGCACATCCTTTGCAATGGTTAGGCGCAAATACACAAAAACATAATATTCCTGCCCAAAAAGTTCTTTGCAGTATCGGCTTCAAAAAACAGACACTGCTGTATGGCTGTACTGCAAAAACGGTAAATGGATTGCTGCATACAGAAAATATTTGGCCGGAAACGGCCCAAATGAAAAGAAAACAGGAACTATTAGATACATACCATGTTAAAGAACATACATTTTTTCCAATTGAATGCTATTATCCTTTCCCAAGTGTCACCAAGTTATTTCAAGAAGAACAAATAAAAGACTGGCGTTTTTTTCAAGAGGAAGATCTTCCCCCTTTAATTACAAAAAAAGATATTAAAAAAGAAACGTATCTTCATGCTGTTTACCCTTATGAAGATTTATTTCAACGGGGAGGTTTATGGGAAACCATTGATCACGCACAAAAAGACTTACAAGATCAATATCCAGAAGAAGAAATCCACGTGTGGATGGATATTCCCGCTTCTATCATCCATCAATTACCTGAAAACCATCCATTTGAATTAGATTCTCCTTGGGTGTTATATGGAATGGATAAGAAAATATGA
- a CDS encoding GNAT family N-acetyltransferase, producing the protein MATIHKGETKFFVGEDIRDPEAEITFVQSGSNRLVIDHTYVAKELRSQGIAQQLLEQVVLYARENDKYIIPLCPFAKKQMQKNEAYHDVLQNQFI; encoded by the coding sequence ATGGCTACCATTCATAAAGGAGAAACAAAATTTTTTGTAGGGGAGGATATTCGTGACCCGGAAGCAGAAATTACTTTTGTACAATCAGGGTCGAATCGCTTAGTGATTGATCATACGTATGTGGCAAAAGAACTCCGAAGCCAGGGAATCGCTCAACAGCTGCTGGAGCAGGTTGTACTGTATGCAAGAGAAAATGATAAATATATTATCCCTTTATGTCCGTTTGCAAAAAAACAAATGCAGAAAAATGAAGCGTATCATGACGTCCTTCAAAATCAATTTATTTAA
- a CDS encoding helix-turn-helix domain-containing protein — MYLTIKETAAYLSIDESIVRTYVLQGKIRAVYDGENYIINKEQFTTYFEQVEKYRKVIQAYLDEPIPEDIDVKDED, encoded by the coding sequence ATGTATTTAACAATCAAAGAGACAGCAGCATATTTATCAATAGACGAATCCATTGTGCGTACTTATGTTTTGCAAGGGAAGATACGTGCGGTTTATGATGGAGAAAATTATATTATTAATAAAGAACAATTTACAACATATTTCGAACAGGTTGAGAAGTATAGGAAGGTTATTCAAGCATACTTAGACGAGCCGATTCCGGAAGATATCGATGTGAAGGATGAGGATTAG
- a CDS encoding RluA family pseudouridine synthase, producing the protein MKNNKRPRSKKTAPFLSYTVTEGKELLPFLREVLENRSRNSVKSILTRGQVSVNDRIQTQHNYMLEQGQVVKILKNKEAVKQEVFVGMSIVYEDEDIIVIDKEAGLLSIATKEERRQTAFHQLMDYVKLDDPAGRIFVVHRLDKETSGVMVFAKSEEVKRKLQNNWKNIVKERTYVVFVEGKVQKDKGYIVSWLKESPTHKMYSSRVKNDGQRAATRYRVIQSNQQFSLLEVELETGRKNQIRVHMQELGHPVVGDKKYGGGNRRVLGRLGLHAKALALYHPSTNKLMFFRSDVPKSFYHKSK; encoded by the coding sequence ATGAAAAACAATAAACGTCCCCGATCGAAAAAAACGGCCCCTTTTTTGAGCTATACGGTAACGGAAGGCAAAGAATTACTTCCTTTTCTAAGAGAAGTATTAGAAAATCGCAGCCGTAATTCCGTGAAGTCTATTTTAACGAGAGGGCAGGTTTCTGTAAATGATCGTATTCAAACACAGCATAATTACATGCTGGAACAGGGACAAGTTGTTAAAATATTAAAAAACAAAGAGGCTGTTAAACAAGAAGTCTTTGTTGGTATGTCTATTGTTTATGAGGATGAAGACATCATTGTGATTGATAAGGAAGCAGGACTGCTTTCCATTGCTACAAAAGAAGAAAGACGACAAACGGCATTTCATCAGCTAATGGATTATGTGAAACTGGATGATCCTGCAGGACGTATCTTCGTTGTTCATCGGCTCGATAAGGAAACGTCCGGGGTCATGGTTTTTGCCAAAAGCGAAGAAGTGAAACGGAAACTTCAGAACAATTGGAAAAACATTGTAAAGGAAAGAACTTATGTTGTTTTCGTAGAAGGAAAAGTCCAAAAGGATAAAGGATATATTGTGTCCTGGTTAAAAGAAAGCCCGACCCATAAGATGTACTCCAGCCGCGTTAAAAATGACGGACAGCGTGCAGCAACGCGTTATCGGGTCATTCAATCCAACCAGCAATTTTCACTACTGGAAGTGGAGCTGGAAACAGGAAGAAAAAATCAAATCCGGGTTCATATGCAAGAACTTGGCCATCCAGTAGTAGGCGATAAGAAATATGGCGGCGGAAATCGCCGGGTACTTGGCCGGCTGGGACTACATGCAAAAGCATTGGCACTTTACCATCCGAGTACAAATAAATTGATGTTTTTCCGTTCGGATGTTCCCAAATCTTTTTATCATAAATCGAAATAA
- a CDS encoding P1 family peptidase, with translation MPLPKGAKNCITDVSGVQVGHVTLYEHVNEQETICTGVTAILPHSGNIFRKKVVASNAVINGFGKTTGLVQMDELGVLESPIMLTNTLGVGAVMQGTLTYMLDETEEIGDTTGTINIVVGECNDGYLNSIRLQAVKPEHAMRAIQHATAEKSLEGAVGAGTGMQCLGYKGGIGTSSRVISAEDKKYTLGALVVSNFGRREQAPFPANGKENPDTPDGSIMMILATDAPFSDRQLKRLAKRCAVGLGRTGSTIDNGSGDIAIAFSTAATIDHHSNQVTASFTMVRDDHPIMNQFFQAVAEVIEEAIYQSLQRAETTIGRGGRVLERAPI, from the coding sequence ATGCCATTGCCAAAAGGAGCAAAAAATTGTATTACAGATGTTTCTGGTGTTCAAGTAGGTCATGTAACACTGTATGAGCACGTTAATGAACAAGAAACCATTTGCACGGGAGTTACAGCTATTTTGCCCCACTCCGGAAATATATTCAGAAAAAAAGTCGTCGCATCCAATGCTGTTATTAATGGTTTTGGGAAAACAACGGGATTAGTGCAAATGGATGAGCTTGGTGTTTTAGAATCCCCTATTATGTTGACCAATACATTAGGTGTGGGAGCTGTTATGCAAGGTACCTTAACATATATGCTGGATGAAACAGAAGAAATTGGTGATACAACGGGAACCATTAACATCGTTGTCGGAGAATGCAATGATGGTTATTTAAACAGCATTCGCCTGCAAGCGGTAAAACCGGAGCATGCTATGCGTGCTATTCAACATGCAACAGCCGAAAAAAGTCTCGAGGGAGCAGTTGGCGCTGGAACCGGGATGCAGTGTCTGGGCTATAAGGGCGGCATCGGCACTTCCTCCAGAGTCATCTCTGCTGAAGACAAAAAATATACGCTTGGGGCACTTGTTGTAAGTAACTTCGGCAGACGGGAGCAGGCACCGTTCCCTGCAAATGGTAAAGAAAACCCCGATACTCCAGACGGATCTATCATGATGATACTTGCTACCGACGCTCCTTTTTCAGACCGTCAGCTAAAACGGCTGGCCAAACGTTGTGCGGTTGGACTTGGAAGAACCGGAAGTACGATTGATAATGGGAGCGGCGATATCGCCATTGCTTTTTCCACAGCCGCAACAATCGATCACCATTCCAACCAAGTAACAGCTTCTTTTACAATGGTGCGCGATGATCATCCAATCATGAATCAATTTTTCCAAGCTGTCGCAGAAGTAATTGAAGAAGCAATTTATCAATCTTTACAACGGGCAGAAACAACCATAGGACGTGGAGGGAGAGTATTAGAGCGAGCACCCATCTAG
- a CDS encoding redoxin domain-containing protein: protein MMNIFVLGLLFFLVTINEVHAADVQEGVEIGDKAPDFTLETLDGESVQLSDFQGERVMINFWATWCPPCKQEMPDMEQFYQEHDPVILSVNLTDGEMNTEQVGQFMQELELTFPVLLDKEGEVSQLYRIQPIPMTYMVDAEGIIQFKSFGALSYKQMVKQYEQMKEEE from the coding sequence ATGATGAACATTTTCGTGCTCGGTCTGCTTTTTTTTCTGGTTACAATAAATGAAGTTCATGCAGCGGATGTACAGGAAGGTGTTGAGATTGGTGATAAGGCGCCTGATTTTACGTTGGAGACGCTGGATGGGGAATCAGTGCAATTATCTGATTTTCAAGGAGAAAGAGTCATGATTAATTTTTGGGCAACCTGGTGTCCGCCTTGTAAGCAGGAAATGCCGGATATGGAGCAATTTTATCAGGAACATGACCCTGTTATTCTTTCTGTAAATTTAACGGATGGAGAGATGAATACAGAACAAGTGGGGCAATTTATGCAGGAACTCGAGCTGACCTTTCCTGTTTTATTAGATAAGGAAGGGGAAGTCAGTCAATTATATCGTATTCAGCCGATTCCAATGACGTATATGGTTGATGCAGAAGGAATTATTCAATTTAAATCATTTGGGGCATTAAGCTATAAGCAAATGGTGAAGCAGTATGAGCAAATGAAGGAAGAAGAATAA
- a CDS encoding ABC-F family ATP-binding cassette domain-containing protein, giving the protein MLRIENISKSYGDKNLFTNINTTIGEYERIGLIGVNGTGKSSFLKVIAGIDEPDQGEIKHAKDYQIEYIAQEIDLLEDLTVIEQIYYGESEQMKLMRAYEQALLHLEKEPEKETFQQQLLQLQQKMDEAEAWEANANAKTVLTKLGITAFDKKVRELSGGQRKRVAIAKALIQPADLLILDEPTNHLDHETVEWLEKYLQNYRGSILLVTHDRYFLNRVTNRIFELDKGNLYVYEGNYELFLEKKAEREAQEISDEQKHRNTLKRELAWLKRGAKARSTKQRARVERVEEMKEKKFDTKKENLAIQAGSKRLGNDVIDLENISKGFEQQTLIHDFTYQIIPGDRVGIIGPNGTGKTTLLNIMAERIFPDKGNVKIGETVRIGYYTQDDEDLDGNLRIIEYIKEVAEVMHTANGQVITAEQMLEQFLFPRPQQWAYIRTLSGGEKRRLYLLKVLMHEPNVLFLDEPTNDLDTQTLGVLEAYLETFPGVVITVSHDRYFLDRIVDKLLVFKGEGEVSLYYGNYSNFLETNTIPKQKEATAAKESSPASAAKTKKKLSYMEQREWETIEDEITQLETRLTDIEQEIAAAGSDIGKVQPLFTEQQEVEDQLEEKMERWEALSLLKESLESDK; this is encoded by the coding sequence ATGTTACGTATTGAAAATATCAGCAAGTCCTATGGAGATAAAAATCTGTTTACCAATATCAATACAACCATTGGTGAGTATGAGCGGATTGGTTTAATCGGTGTGAATGGGACCGGGAAATCAAGCTTCTTAAAAGTGATTGCAGGCATAGATGAACCGGATCAGGGAGAAATAAAACATGCAAAAGATTATCAGATTGAGTATATCGCACAGGAAATCGATCTTTTGGAAGATTTAACGGTTATCGAACAGATTTATTATGGAGAATCGGAACAAATGAAGCTGATGCGTGCTTATGAGCAAGCTTTGCTTCATTTGGAAAAAGAACCGGAAAAAGAAACGTTTCAGCAGCAGTTATTACAGCTGCAGCAAAAGATGGATGAAGCAGAGGCTTGGGAAGCGAATGCAAATGCTAAAACAGTGTTAACGAAGCTCGGAATTACAGCATTTGATAAAAAAGTCCGCGAGTTATCAGGTGGGCAGCGAAAACGGGTTGCTATTGCTAAAGCATTGATTCAGCCTGCTGATCTGCTTATTTTGGATGAGCCTACCAACCATCTGGATCATGAAACAGTGGAATGGCTGGAAAAATATTTGCAAAACTATCGCGGTTCTATTTTATTAGTTACCCATGATCGTTACTTCCTGAACAGGGTAACCAATCGGATATTTGAACTGGATAAAGGAAACCTTTATGTTTATGAAGGAAACTATGAGTTGTTTTTAGAGAAAAAAGCAGAACGGGAAGCACAGGAAATAAGTGATGAGCAAAAACATCGCAATACGTTAAAACGTGAACTGGCCTGGTTAAAACGCGGAGCAAAGGCAAGGTCAACGAAGCAGCGTGCCCGTGTGGAACGGGTAGAAGAAATGAAAGAGAAAAAATTTGATACGAAAAAAGAAAACCTAGCGATTCAAGCCGGGTCCAAACGGCTCGGGAATGACGTTATTGATTTAGAAAATATCTCAAAAGGTTTTGAACAGCAGACGCTTATTCATGACTTCACCTATCAAATTATTCCGGGAGACCGGGTTGGTATTATAGGCCCGAATGGTACTGGGAAAACAACATTACTCAATATCATGGCAGAGCGTATTTTTCCTGACAAAGGGAACGTGAAAATCGGAGAGACGGTTCGAATCGGCTATTATACACAGGATGATGAGGATCTAGATGGGAATTTGCGCATCATTGAGTATATTAAAGAAGTGGCTGAAGTTATGCATACGGCGAATGGGCAAGTGATTACAGCAGAACAGATGCTGGAACAATTTCTATTTCCCAGACCGCAGCAATGGGCTTATATACGTACGTTATCAGGTGGGGAAAAACGTCGCCTTTATTTGCTTAAAGTATTGATGCATGAACCGAATGTCTTGTTTTTAGACGAGCCGACGAATGATTTGGATACACAAACCTTAGGCGTGTTAGAAGCGTATCTGGAGACGTTTCCCGGGGTCGTTATTACAGTTTCGCATGATCGTTATTTTCTGGACCGGATTGTTGACAAGCTCCTTGTTTTTAAAGGAGAAGGAGAGGTTTCCCTTTATTACGGAAACTACAGCAATTTCTTGGAAACAAACACGATTCCAAAACAAAAGGAAGCAACTGCTGCAAAAGAATCAAGTCCTGCATCTGCTGCGAAAACGAAAAAGAAACTATCATACATGGAACAGCGTGAATGGGAAACAATAGAGGATGAAATCACACAGCTGGAAACACGATTAACCGACATTGAGCAGGAAATTGCAGCAGCAGGAAGTGATATCGGCAAGGTACAGCCTTTATTTACAGAGCAGCAAGAGGTAGAAGATCAATTAGAAGAAAAAATGGAACGCTGGGAAGCATTATCATTGTTAAAAGAAAGCTTAGAATCAGATAAATAA
- a CDS encoding CoA-disulfide reductase translates to MINKIVIVGGVGGGATVAAQIRRYDTDSEIYIIERNGYISFANCGMPYYLGGTITDRDRVIYSENDFREKYHVSIETYARVTHIEPEKKTLFFEKNNKPYEMDYDTLILSPGARAVMPELDGIGYNTFTLRTVEDMDQIEAFITDQKPESAAIIGGGFVGLEMLENLHQRGLQCSLVDHSEHVMSRLDDDMASLVDNHIQENGVTLYLNDRLESYSDHGTTLHLQSGKTIQADMTLMAVGITPNIELAENAGLELGETGAIKVNEAMQTSDPSIYALGDAVEEVDFITKKPAHVALAWPAHRQAFVIAAHLNGENIQREGILGSSIFRIFDYTVAITGQNRKALEALDIPFEAVMSKGFSHAGYYPGSEKLWMKIVFDPESGQLLGGSVIGPKGADKRMAVLATAIKGKLTVEDLTDLELGYNPIYSGSKDALNILGYKAREQWKKATK, encoded by the coding sequence ATGATTAATAAAATTGTCATCGTCGGCGGTGTTGGAGGCGGGGCCACAGTCGCTGCACAAATACGGAGATATGATACCGATTCGGAAATTTATATCATTGAACGGAATGGTTATATTTCTTTTGCAAATTGTGGCATGCCTTATTATCTGGGAGGAACTATTACAGACCGAGATCGGGTAATTTACTCAGAAAATGATTTTAGAGAGAAGTATCATGTTTCCATTGAAACCTATGCAAGGGTTACGCACATCGAACCAGAGAAGAAAACCCTGTTTTTTGAAAAAAATAACAAACCATATGAAATGGACTATGATACATTAATTCTTTCACCAGGAGCACGAGCTGTTATGCCGGAATTAGACGGGATTGGGTACAATACGTTCACACTACGGACGGTGGAGGATATGGATCAGATCGAAGCATTTATCACGGATCAAAAACCGGAATCAGCTGCTATTATCGGCGGCGGGTTTGTCGGTTTGGAAATGCTCGAAAACCTGCATCAAAGAGGCTTGCAATGTTCTCTTGTCGATCATTCAGAACATGTCATGTCCCGATTAGATGATGATATGGCAAGCCTCGTTGATAATCATATCCAAGAAAACGGCGTAACACTTTATTTAAATGATAGATTGGAAAGCTACTCTGATCATGGCACTACACTGCATCTTCAAAGTGGAAAAACGATTCAGGCAGATATGACACTGATGGCTGTCGGAATTACACCAAACATTGAACTTGCGGAAAATGCTGGTCTGGAACTGGGTGAAACCGGAGCGATTAAAGTAAACGAGGCCATGCAAACGAGTGATCCTTCTATTTATGCGCTGGGAGATGCTGTAGAAGAAGTTGATTTTATTACAAAAAAACCGGCTCATGTCGCATTAGCATGGCCCGCACATCGACAGGCGTTTGTTATTGCAGCTCATTTAAACGGGGAAAATATTCAGCGTGAAGGGATATTAGGCTCCTCTATTTTCCGTATCTTTGATTATACCGTAGCTATTACAGGGCAGAATAGGAAAGCGTTAGAAGCATTGGATATTCCATTCGAAGCGGTTATGTCCAAAGGTTTTTCTCATGCAGGATACTATCCCGGTTCAGAAAAGTTGTGGATGAAGATTGTATTTGACCCGGAATCCGGACAATTATTAGGCGGCAGCGTTATTGGACCAAAAGGAGCTGATAAACGAATGGCCGTATTAGCAACAGCAATTAAAGGAAAACTTACGGTAGAGGACTTGACAGATTTGGAATTAGGCTATAACCCGATTTATTCAGGTTCAAAAGACGCGCTCAACATTCTAGGGTATAAAGCGAGAGAACAGTGGAAAAAAGCAACCAAATAA
- a CDS encoding sodium-dependent transporter, whose amino-acid sequence MEKKTEQWSTKLGFILSSAGAAVGLGAIWKFPYMTGMNGGGAFFFIFILFTILIGLPLLIAEFVVGRGAQKEAVSAYQKLASKRSIFSFIGHWGVVGAFILMSFYSVVGGWVLIYSLMSISGMVITDGADYGALFDTITGNPLLTIVGLAVFVFINSFVISHGIQNGIEKYSKVLMPLLFIFFLIIVVRSLTFEGAMEGVRFFLKPDFSQLNGENILYALGQAFFSLAVGISVMVTYSSYLAKNVSLTTSAASVSIMNIFVSLLAGLAIFPIVFAFGLEPTEGPGLLFVVLPEAFSQMPFGSLFLSLFLLLFLFAILTSSFSMLEIITSSLDEKTKGSRKQIAWIAGLAVFIFGIPAALSSNVLADFHIFGKTAFDASDFLVSNIMLPVGCLFIALFVGFTMNRTLVEQEFQARNPLGNGMFQVWYQLLRWIAPVTIVIVFLYSLGVFPF is encoded by the coding sequence ATGGAAAAGAAAACAGAACAATGGTCGACAAAACTCGGATTTATTTTATCCTCTGCCGGTGCTGCCGTCGGATTGGGTGCCATTTGGAAATTCCCATATATGACCGGGATGAATGGCGGAGGAGCGTTTTTCTTTATTTTTATATTATTTACCATTTTGATTGGTCTGCCGCTGCTTATCGCTGAATTTGTGGTTGGGCGTGGAGCGCAAAAAGAAGCAGTCAGTGCATACCAAAAGCTGGCATCAAAACGGAGCATCTTTTCTTTTATCGGACATTGGGGAGTTGTCGGAGCCTTTATTTTAATGTCCTTTTACAGTGTTGTCGGCGGCTGGGTATTGATTTACAGTTTGATGTCCATATCCGGTATGGTCATCACAGATGGTGCCGATTACGGAGCTTTATTCGATACAATCACCGGGAACCCGCTGTTGACGATTGTAGGGTTGGCTGTGTTTGTATTTATTAATTCCTTTGTTATCTCTCATGGCATTCAAAATGGCATCGAAAAATATAGTAAAGTATTAATGCCATTATTGTTTATCTTCTTCCTTATTATTGTGGTACGTTCTTTAACCTTTGAAGGGGCTATGGAAGGGGTACGTTTCTTCCTCAAGCCGGACTTTTCACAGTTAAACGGAGAAAATATTCTATATGCATTAGGGCAGGCATTTTTCTCGCTAGCTGTCGGTATATCCGTTATGGTTACTTACAGTTCTTATCTTGCTAAGAATGTCAGTTTAACCACTTCAGCAGCTTCTGTTTCTATTATGAATATTTTCGTATCTTTACTTGCGGGATTAGCAATATTTCCGATTGTATTCGCATTTGGACTGGAACCGACAGAAGGACCGGGACTGCTGTTTGTCGTACTTCCGGAAGCATTTTCACAAATGCCTTTTGGTTCATTATTCTTGAGTTTATTTCTACTGTTATTCTTGTTTGCGATTTTAACTTCTTCTTTCAGTATGCTGGAGATTATTACGTCTTCTCTAGATGAAAAAACAAAAGGATCACGCAAACAAATTGCCTGGATAGCTGGTCTGGCTGTATTTATTTTTGGTATCCCTGCTGCCTTATCATCGAATGTTCTTGCAGATTTTCATATTTTCGGAAAAACAGCATTTGATGCCAGTGATTTCTTGGTCAGCAATATTATGCTGCCTGTTGGCTGTTTGTTTATTGCTTTATTTGTAGGTTTTACAATGAATCGTACATTAGTTGAACAAGAGTTTCAGGCAAGAAATCCGCTTGGCAACGGGATGTTTCAGGTGTGGTATCAACTATTAAGATGGATTGCGCCTGTGACCATCGTTATTGTTTTCCTTTATTCCCTTGGCGTTTTTCCATTTTAA